The Deinococcus yavapaiensis KR-236 genomic sequence GCTTGCCCCTCGTCGTGTCAAACGTCGCCGCGGCGACGTTGCTGCAACGCGTGACGCCCGACGCCTACCGAGGACGCGTCTACGGAGCGCTCGGCACCACGAACGCCTTGATGGGCGTCACGGCCGTCCTCGTGGGCGGCACGCTCGGCGAACTCGTGGGCGTCGTGCCCATGCTGACGGCGGCCGGGGCGATCACCGTCGTGGGCGGGTTGGTGGGCTACCGTTGGCTGCCGAGTTCGAGCGAGCAAGCGGCGCCCGCCGAGCGGGAAGTGCCGACTGCCAGCGAGGCCGCGCCGAGCACCTCCTGACCGGGCGCGTCACTCCAAGGCGTTCGACCAGCGAGGTCGGCGGGACGCGCGAGGCCCGAGTGCGAAGGCCAAGATCGCCGCGAGGACGGCGCACGCGACGACCAAAACGAGCGCGAGCCGAATGGACGACGCGTGCGCGACCGCGCCGATGACGGGCGGCCCGACGAGGTAACCGACGTAGAACAGCGCGGTGACGCGCGCGAGGGCGCCCGCCGCGTTCGAGCCGACGAGGCTGCCCACCGCGCTGAACGCGAGCGGCGCGAGGACGGACACGCCGAGTCCGAGCAGCGCGAACCCCAGCATCACGGGAAGGGGACGCGGAACGAGCAAGGCGAGCGCGAGTCCGCTCGCGGCGACGACCGCGCCGAAACGCCCGACGGCGAGGCGCCCGAAGCGATTCTCGAAGACGTGTCCGAGGCCGCGACCGCACGTCATGGTCACCGCGAACGCCCCGAACGTCAAGGCGGTCACGCTGCCCAAATCCGCAACGTGCTCGCGAACGTAAACGCCCGCCCAGTCACCCGCCGCGCCTTCGATGAGCGCGGCGAGGAACGCCAGCCCTCCAAGCGCCCACAGCGCGCGTCGCACGAGGTTGGCGCTTTCCGGCAAAGCGCTCGCTTCACCGATCGTCGCTTCGTCGCGCAACCGCCCGTCCAGGAAGCGCGTGGCGACGGCGGCGATCGTGGCGACGGCGACGGCGACGGCGGCGAGGTGCGCCGCCATGCCGACGTGGAACGCGAGTTGCCACGCGCCGAGCAAGGCGCCCACGACGCACCCGAGGCTGTACGAACCGTGCAGCATCGACAGCAAGGCCCGAGACGTCTGCTGTTCCAGCCGCACGCCTTGCGCGTTGAGGACGAGGTCGAGCGTTCCGAAGAACAACCCGAAGGCACCGAGGACACCCGCGAGGACTGCCAAGCTCGGCGCGACGGCGACGAGGGCGAGTGCAGCGGCGCCGCCGAGCGCCGAGGCGAGCGCGAGGCGCGCCAAGGAAACCCGGTCCGTGAGGCGCGTCGCGAGCGGCAGCGCGAGAACGCTGCCGCCGACCACGGCGAGCAGGGCGACGCTCAGCTCGAGGTCGGTGAAGCCGAACTTCGCCTTGACCTCGGCGACCTGCACGATCCACGACGAGAACATGACGCCGTTGAGCAGGAACAACAAGCTCGTCGCGCGAACGCAAGCGGCGGTCACGACGTTCCTCGCGTGAAGCGCGGCGAAAAGGAAACGAATCGGCCTGCCTTGCCACGACGTCCATCCATGAGGCTGCCTCCGCCTCTATTGTGCCACAGATGACCATTGCGCTTCGGTTGTCGTTCAGGGCGCTTCGGTTCGGCGTGTCCGAACGAGGGCGTACGAGGCATCACGGTCGATCGTCACCGTGCAACTCGAGCCGGATCGGGCGCACGCGAACTTTACGCTCGGGTTGTCGGGCGTGCCGAGCGCCGCCGCGCCCGTGACGGCCAACGCGCCCGTGGAAAGCTTCGAGAAGACGCTCTCGATCGTGAGCAGGCCGCGTTCCGCGCGAACGGTGAGGTCGAGAAGGCGCGAGTTCGCTTTCGGCTCGAAGCGCGCCCAGAGGCGCCCGACGGGCGAGACTGCGCTTCCAACGTCGTAATCGGCGATCGAGGCGAGATCTCCCCGATTCGCGGCGTCGCTCACGACGGCGCCGTGAAGACTCGGCTGCCACGCCACCCCGAGCCCGAGGCCGTTCGTGAAGCGCCTCAACGGCACGAAGGCGTTGCCCGCCTCGTCCGTCACGGGCAACTGCACGCTGACGTCGCCGAGGGTCGCGCGCAAGGTCAAGCTCTTGCGTTCGCACGTCGCTCCGACGAGCGCGCACGTCGTAGCGACGGGCACGAGCAGCGTGCCGCTCGCGTCGAGGCGTGGCAGACCGTCCTTGGCGTACACGAGGGCGAGTCCGCCGAAGTGCACGAGAACGGGCGCCTCGACGGACAGGAGGCGGGCAGGCGACGACGTGAGCAAGGCCGCCCCGAGGGTGAAGACGGCGAGACGCCCAGCGCTGCTCATTTGAGGGTCACCGAGTCGGTCTCCTCGGCGGCGCTGACCCACTGAACGCGCCACTTCGGCTGGGAAGGATCGTCGGCCCGCGCGCCCTCGGGCGTCTTCGGATCGGGAAACGAGCAGTAACCGCCCGTCTGCTCGGACGTCCACGGCCGCGCGTCGGCCTCCGTGCGGCCGATGGTGCAGCCGCGCCAATGCACGCCGTGCAAGTGCGAGCCGCTCGCGAGGTTCTCTTGGCCGAACGTCTGCCCGATGGTCGTCATTCGCTTCAAGACGTTGCGCCCCCCCCTCGGATCCCAAGCGTACGAATCGTCGATGGGAGCGCTGAGGGTGAGGGCGTCCTCCTTGCCGTCTTGGCTGGTCGTGCCGCCCACGAACAGGTGCAGCATCGTGCCTTGCGCGTCGCGCGTCACCCAGAACTTGAGCTTCGCGTTCGTGCCGCCCGCCAGACGCCACGGAGCGCCGCCGTCTTGGCGCTCGGGCGAGACGATGCTCGCCGAGGGCCCGCCCGGCTGCTGCACGAGGAAGAATGGCGCCCAGTCGTCCGAGGAGCTCTTCGCCGAGCGTCCGTGCTGAAAGCCCGCGTCGACCGCGCCTCCGCGCGTACCCCACCCGCCGACGTACACGAAGCTCGTGTCGCCGTGCCCCGCGTCCTTGTTCTCGAAGACGCCTCCGTCCTCGGCGCTCGGCAAGAAC encodes the following:
- a CDS encoding MFS transporter, with the protein product MTAACVRATSLLFLLNGVMFSSWIVQVAEVKAKFGFTDLELSVALLAVVGGSVLALPLATRLTDRVSLARLALASALGGAAALALVAVAPSLAVLAGVLGAFGLFFGTLDLVLNAQGVRLEQQTSRALLSMLHGSYSLGCVVGALLGAWQLAFHVGMAAHLAAVAVAVATIAAVATRFLDGRLRDEATIGEASALPESANLVRRALWALGGLAFLAALIEGAAGDWAGVYVREHVADLGSVTALTFGAFAVTMTCGRGLGHVFENRFGRLAVGRFGAVVAASGLALALLVPRPLPVMLGFALLGLGVSVLAPLAFSAVGSLVGSNAAGALARVTALFYVGYLVGPPVIGAVAHASSIRLALVLVVACAVLAAILAFALGPRASRRPRWSNALE